The following are from one region of the Tenacibaculum dicentrarchi genome:
- the yihA gene encoding ribosome biogenesis GTP-binding protein YihA/YsxC produces MKIRSADFVMSNSNVMKAPKDRIPEYAFIGRSNVGKSSLINMLMQRKDLAKTSGKPGKTQLINHFKINQEWFLVDLPGYGYAQISKKKRTIFQFFIENYFKEREQLVFTFILIDSRHDPQKIDLEFMQFLGENQIPFGIVFTKADKLGTTKINNQIANYKKKLLKHWETLPTSFVTSSETGLGREDFLSFIETTNETILKDFK; encoded by the coding sequence ATGAAAATAAGATCTGCAGATTTTGTAATGAGCAACAGTAATGTTATGAAGGCGCCAAAGGATAGAATTCCTGAATACGCTTTTATAGGTCGCTCAAATGTAGGTAAATCTTCGTTAATCAACATGTTGATGCAACGTAAAGATTTAGCCAAAACTTCTGGAAAACCAGGAAAAACACAGCTGATAAATCACTTTAAAATAAACCAAGAATGGTTCTTAGTCGATTTACCAGGCTATGGCTATGCGCAAATTTCTAAAAAGAAAAGAACCATTTTTCAATTTTTTATTGAAAACTACTTTAAAGAAAGAGAGCAATTAGTTTTTACCTTTATTTTAATAGATTCTCGTCACGATCCGCAAAAGATTGACTTAGAATTTATGCAGTTTTTAGGTGAAAATCAAATCCCTTTTGGTATCGTTTTTACAAAAGCCGATAAATTAGGAACAACTAAAATAAACAACCAAATAGCCAACTATAAAAAGAAATTATTAAAACATTGGGAAACACTTCCTACCTCTTTTGTTACCTCATCGGAAACAGGTTTAGGACGTGAAGATTTTTTATCTTTTATAGAAACCACCAACGAAACAATTCTTAAAGACTTCAAATAA
- a CDS encoding DUF2007 domain-containing protein → MQDNYTILTIFENSTEAHLLKSKLDSSSIRTSLMDEKTIDTDPLMSQAIGGVKLLVHNNDLEKALHIFNEIRAYEKDENDNSIYCKECNSSRMLVAPPQRKNFFFMLFPFFESRKLICNDCKTIF, encoded by the coding sequence ATGCAAGATAATTATACTATTTTAACCATTTTTGAAAATTCAACAGAAGCTCATCTTTTAAAATCTAAATTAGATTCAAGTAGTATCAGAACCTCATTAATGGATGAAAAAACTATTGATACTGACCCATTAATGAGTCAAGCAATAGGTGGTGTAAAATTATTAGTTCATAATAATGATTTAGAAAAAGCGCTACATATTTTTAATGAAATAAGAGCTTATGAAAAAGATGAAAACGATAATTCTATATATTGTAAAGAATGTAATTCTTCTAGAATGTTAGTTGCTCCACCTCAACGAAAAAACTTTTTCTTTATGTTATTTCCTTTTTTTGAAAGCAGAAAATTAATTTGTAACGATTGTAAAACAATCTTTTAA
- the odhB gene encoding 2-oxoglutarate dehydrogenase complex dihydrolipoyllysine-residue succinyltransferase, protein MILEMKVPSPGESITEVEIATWLVEDGDYVEKDQPIAEVDSDKATLELPAEESGIITLKAEEGDAVEVGAVVCLIDMSAAKPAGGSSTEAKTAEAPKAAAPKVEAPKAATYATGTASPAAKKVLAEKGIPAGSVKGTGKDGRVTKEDAVKAVPSMGTQPTNGSRGTERKKMSMLRRKVAQRLVAVKSETAMLTTFNEVNMQPIFDLRKQYKEDFKAKHGVGLGFMSFFTLAVVRALELYPDVNSMIDGDYQIKNEFQDISIAVSGPKGLMVPVIRNAEDLSFRGVESEVKRLALRARDGQITVDEMTGGTFTITNGGVFGSMLSTPILNPPQSGILGMHNIVNRPMAVNGEVVIQPIMYVALSYDHRVIDGRESVGFLVAVKEALENPVELLMNNDVKKALEM, encoded by the coding sequence ATGATTTTAGAAATGAAAGTTCCTTCTCCGGGGGAGTCAATTACAGAAGTAGAAATAGCAACGTGGTTAGTTGAAGATGGTGATTATGTTGAAAAAGATCAGCCAATTGCGGAAGTAGATTCTGACAAAGCAACCTTAGAATTACCTGCGGAAGAAAGCGGAATTATCACCTTAAAAGCAGAAGAAGGCGATGCTGTTGAAGTTGGTGCTGTAGTGTGTCTTATTGATATGAGCGCAGCAAAACCTGCTGGTGGAAGTTCTACTGAAGCAAAAACAGCAGAAGCTCCTAAAGCAGCAGCTCCAAAAGTTGAAGCTCCAAAGGCGGCAACTTATGCAACAGGAACAGCTTCTCCTGCGGCTAAAAAAGTGTTAGCAGAAAAAGGAATTCCTGCAGGATCAGTAAAAGGAACAGGAAAAGATGGGCGTGTAACTAAAGAAGATGCTGTAAAAGCGGTACCTTCTATGGGAACGCAACCTACAAACGGTTCTCGTGGAACTGAACGTAAAAAAATGTCAATGTTGCGTAGAAAAGTAGCGCAACGTTTGGTAGCTGTAAAAAGCGAAACTGCAATGTTAACGACGTTTAACGAAGTAAACATGCAGCCAATTTTTGATTTACGTAAGCAGTATAAAGAAGACTTTAAAGCAAAGCACGGAGTTGGATTAGGATTTATGTCTTTTTTCACTTTAGCAGTTGTTAGAGCTTTAGAATTATACCCAGATGTAAACTCTATGATTGATGGAGATTACCAAATTAAAAATGAATTTCAAGATATTTCTATCGCAGTTTCTGGTCCTAAAGGATTAATGGTTCCTGTAATTAGAAATGCTGAAGATTTATCTTTTAGAGGTGTTGAAAGCGAGGTGAAGCGTTTAGCTTTACGTGCTAGAGATGGGCAAATTACTGTTGATGAAATGACTGGTGGAACATTTACTATTACAAATGGTGGTGTTTTTGGATCTATGTTATCAACGCCAATTTTAAACCCTCCACAAAGTGGAATTTTAGGTATGCACAACATTGTAAACAGACCAATGGCTGTGAATGGTGAGGTAGTAATTCAACCAATTATGTATGTAGCGTTATCTTATGACCACAGAGTTATCGATGGTCGTGAATCAGTAGGGTTCTTAGTAGCTGTTAAAGAAGCTCTAGAAAACCCTGTTGAGTTATTAATGAATAATGATGTTAAAAAAGCATTAGAAATGTAA
- a CDS encoding alpha/beta fold hydrolase, whose protein sequence is MGDFLKKEGGFTYAEAGEGRTLIVLHGLMGALSNFDETFKHFSKKGYRVLIPELPLYTLPLLKTNVKNLADYVHEFIEYKKLKDVVLLGNSLGGHIALYYTKCYPEDVAAIVLTGSSGLYEKSMGDSYPKRGNYQYIENKAREVFYDPEIATKELVDGIYDIVNDRIKALKTLSIAKSAIRHNMANDLPNMHQPTCLIWGKQDGVTPPEAAEDFHKKLPDSDLFWIDKCGHAAMMETPKEFNEILEAWLSKRNI, encoded by the coding sequence ATGGGTGATTTTTTAAAGAAAGAAGGCGGTTTTACATATGCTGAAGCAGGAGAAGGAAGGACGCTAATCGTACTACATGGTTTAATGGGAGCGTTAAGCAATTTTGATGAAACATTTAAACATTTTTCTAAAAAAGGATATCGGGTTTTAATACCTGAACTTCCTTTATACACACTACCTTTACTAAAAACAAACGTAAAAAACTTAGCTGATTATGTTCATGAGTTTATTGAATATAAAAAGCTAAAAGACGTGGTTCTTTTGGGTAATTCATTGGGTGGTCATATCGCTTTATATTACACAAAATGTTACCCTGAAGATGTAGCAGCAATTGTATTAACAGGTAGTTCTGGTTTATATGAAAAATCAATGGGCGATAGCTATCCTAAAAGAGGTAATTACCAATATATTGAAAACAAAGCTAGAGAAGTTTTTTACGATCCTGAAATAGCAACAAAAGAACTTGTTGATGGTATTTATGATATTGTAAATGACCGAATTAAGGCATTAAAAACCTTGTCTATTGCTAAAAGTGCGATCCGTCATAATATGGCAAATGATTTGCCAAACATGCACCAACCAACCTGTCTTATTTGGGGTAAACAAGATGGTGTAACACCTCCAGAGGCAGCAGAAGATTTCCATAAAAAATTACCCGATTCAGATTTATTTTGGATTGATAAATGTGGGCATGCAGCAATGATGGAAACACCTAAAGAATTTAATGAAATTTTAGAAGCCTGGCTTTCTAAAAGAAATATATAA
- a CDS encoding RluA family pseudouridine synthase, translated as MHSTKDNLQVLHEDNHLMIINKRAGDIVQGDKTGDKPLSDVVKEYIKEKYNKPGAVYLGTVHRLDRPTSGVVIYARTSKALERLNKMLRDKTIKKTYWAVVKEQPEKTADTLIGFLKKNPKNNKSTAYKKEVDGSKKAILHYKTLKNLDNYSLLEIDLETGRHHQIRVQLSNIGCIIKGDLKYGAKRSNKDGGIHLHARKIEFIHPVSKELIKVIAPTPKDPIWGAC; from the coding sequence ATGCACTCTACTAAAGACAATTTACAGGTTTTACATGAAGATAATCACTTAATGATTATCAATAAAAGAGCTGGTGATATTGTTCAGGGTGATAAAACGGGTGACAAACCCCTTTCTGATGTTGTTAAAGAATATATTAAAGAAAAATACAACAAACCTGGTGCTGTTTATTTAGGTACAGTTCACCGACTAGACAGACCAACATCGGGCGTTGTTATTTACGCCCGTACGTCAAAAGCCTTAGAGCGTTTGAATAAAATGTTGCGTGACAAAACTATCAAAAAGACCTATTGGGCGGTTGTAAAAGAGCAACCCGAAAAAACAGCCGATACTCTTATTGGTTTTTTAAAGAAAAACCCAAAGAATAATAAATCTACAGCATATAAAAAAGAAGTTGACGGCAGTAAAAAAGCGATTCTTCATTATAAAACACTTAAAAATTTAGACAATTATTCTTTATTAGAAATTGATCTAGAAACGGGGCGTCATCATCAAATTAGAGTGCAATTATCAAACATCGGTTGTATAATAAAAGGTGATTTAAAATACGGGGCAAAAAGAAGTAATAAAGACGGAGGTATTCATTTACATGCCCGTAAAATTGAATTTATACATCCTGTAAGTAAAGAACTTATTAAGGTTATAGCACCAACACCTAAAGATCCTATTTGGGGGGCTTGCTAA
- a CDS encoding division/cell wall cluster transcriptional repressor MraZ: MINLTGTYQCKIDAKGRLMLSSVFKKQLFTVLKNGFIIKRSVFQPCLELYPTLEWNLVMQKLHKLNRFVKKNNDFIRRFTAGVKPLEIDASGRLLIPKDLCLFAGIEKKVVLCSAVNIIEIWDKERYEKVIDDAVVDFADLAEEIMGNIEDVDELS; encoded by the coding sequence TTGATAAATTTAACAGGTACATATCAATGTAAAATAGATGCTAAAGGTAGGTTGATGTTGTCATCAGTATTCAAAAAGCAACTCTTTACAGTATTAAAAAATGGGTTTATTATTAAAAGGTCTGTGTTTCAGCCTTGCTTGGAGTTGTACCCAACGCTAGAATGGAATTTAGTAATGCAAAAACTTCACAAATTAAATAGGTTTGTGAAAAAAAACAATGACTTTATTCGAAGGTTTACCGCTGGTGTAAAACCACTAGAAATAGATGCTTCAGGAAGGTTATTAATACCAAAAGATTTGTGCTTATTTGCAGGTATTGAAAAGAAGGTAGTGCTTTGTTCGGCTGTTAATATCATTGAAATTTGGGACAAGGAAAGATACGAAAAAGTAATTGATGACGCTGTTGTTGATTTTGCTGATTTAGCAGAAGAAATAATGGGAAATATAGAAGATGTAGATGAATTATCATAG
- a CDS encoding 2-oxoglutarate dehydrogenase E1 component translates to MYRLFLFTEKHSKKNMDKFSFLNAAHTGFISDLYEQYQKNPDTVEPSWRSFFQGYDLANEDYSLTDEEVSVEVPDEVRKEFLVIDLINGYRTRGHLFTKTNPVRDRRKYTPSLDIETFGLNKADLTTVFNAGDILGIGSTTLTEIIKHLKAIFCESIGVEYMYLRNPDELNWWQTRLNKNDNQSNYDVEAKKYILTKLNQASTFESFLQTKYVGQKRFSVEGGETLIPGVSVALRDAAEKYGVEECVLGMAHRGRLNTLVNIFKKPVRDLFSEFEGKDFEDQYIDGDVKYHLGLTLSKAYKGGQKMKMNLVPNPSHLETVAAVAEGIVRAKVDLDYKGDNSKILPIIVHGDAAIAGQGIVYEMAQMMTLNGYKTGGTIHVVVNNQVGFTTNYLDARSSTYCTDVAKVTLSPVLHVNADDAEAVCHAMEMAVEYRMKFKKDIYIDLLGYRKYGHNEGDEPRFTQPDLYKAISKHKNAKEIYAEKLISEGSISADYVKEITDEFKAHLEVEFTESKKKTTSKIQEFMPEVWDGFVRKQLQDMLQSTDTTYSVEALKDIAEVISTTPQGHKFVRKAERILQGRKKMVFEENLLDWGTAENLAYGTLLEEGFNIRISGEDVERGTFSHRHAIMRDEQTLERVNLLNTNTKNKGEMTIYNSHLSEYGVLGFDYGYAMAAPNTLTIWEAQFGDFANGAQIVFDQYVCSAEAKWKLQNGLVMLLPHGYEGQGPEHSSGRMERFLQSSATDNWTIANCSTPANMYHILRRQMKREFRKPLVVFTPKSLLRLPKAVNTIEDLANGTFQEVIDDTIDTSKVKKMVFCTGKFYYDLLAEREQLVREDIALVRIEQLFPLHNEQIKIIMDKYPNVERYVWAQEEPKNMGAWSYMLERFELARLECASRDYRSAPAAGSSARYKRRHQEVLDKVFD, encoded by the coding sequence TTGTATCGATTATTCTTATTTACAGAAAAGCATAGTAAAAAAAATATGGACAAGTTTTCGTTCTTGAACGCAGCACATACAGGTTTTATAAGTGATTTATATGAACAATATCAAAAAAATCCAGATACGGTAGAACCAAGTTGGCGGAGTTTTTTTCAGGGTTATGATCTAGCCAATGAAGATTACTCTTTAACTGATGAGGAAGTTTCGGTAGAAGTACCTGACGAAGTACGTAAAGAGTTTTTGGTAATTGATTTAATAAACGGTTACCGCACACGAGGGCACTTGTTTACTAAAACAAATCCAGTTCGTGATCGTAGAAAATACACACCATCATTAGATATTGAAACCTTCGGATTAAACAAAGCCGATTTAACAACTGTTTTTAATGCAGGTGATATTTTAGGTATAGGTTCAACAACCTTAACTGAAATAATTAAACACTTAAAAGCAATTTTTTGTGAAAGTATTGGGGTAGAATACATGTATTTACGCAACCCTGATGAATTAAATTGGTGGCAAACTCGTTTGAATAAAAACGATAACCAGTCTAATTATGATGTAGAAGCAAAAAAATACATTTTAACAAAATTAAACCAAGCATCAACTTTTGAAAGTTTTTTACAAACAAAATATGTTGGGCAGAAACGTTTTTCTGTAGAAGGTGGTGAAACATTAATTCCTGGAGTTAGTGTAGCACTTCGTGATGCTGCCGAGAAATATGGCGTAGAAGAATGTGTATTAGGAATGGCACATCGTGGTCGTTTAAATACCTTGGTAAATATCTTTAAAAAACCCGTTCGTGATTTATTTAGCGAATTTGAAGGGAAAGATTTTGAAGATCAATATATTGACGGTGATGTAAAGTATCACTTAGGTTTAACCCTAAGTAAAGCCTACAAAGGCGGTCAGAAAATGAAGATGAATTTAGTACCAAATCCATCGCATTTAGAAACCGTAGCTGCTGTTGCCGAAGGAATTGTTCGTGCAAAAGTAGATTTAGATTACAAAGGAGACAATAGTAAAATATTACCTATAATAGTACATGGAGATGCCGCAATTGCAGGGCAAGGAATTGTATATGAAATGGCGCAAATGATGACCTTAAACGGTTATAAAACAGGCGGAACAATTCATGTGGTTGTAAATAATCAAGTAGGTTTTACAACCAATTATTTAGATGCTCGTTCGAGTACCTATTGTACCGATGTTGCAAAGGTAACTTTATCGCCAGTATTACACGTAAATGCTGATGATGCCGAAGCAGTTTGTCATGCAATGGAAATGGCTGTTGAATATCGAATGAAATTCAAAAAAGACATTTATATTGATTTATTAGGATATCGTAAATATGGGCATAATGAAGGTGATGAGCCTCGTTTTACTCAGCCTGATTTATATAAAGCAATTTCTAAGCATAAAAATGCCAAAGAAATATATGCCGAAAAATTAATATCAGAAGGAAGTATTTCTGCGGATTATGTAAAAGAAATTACCGACGAATTTAAAGCACATTTAGAAGTCGAATTTACAGAATCGAAGAAAAAAACAACCTCTAAGATACAAGAATTCATGCCAGAGGTATGGGATGGATTTGTACGTAAGCAATTACAAGACATGCTACAGTCAACAGATACTACGTATTCAGTTGAAGCATTAAAAGATATCGCAGAAGTAATTTCAACAACGCCACAAGGGCATAAATTTGTTCGTAAAGCGGAGCGTATTTTACAAGGGCGTAAAAAAATGGTTTTTGAAGAAAACCTATTAGATTGGGGGACGGCAGAAAACTTAGCCTACGGAACTTTACTAGAAGAAGGATTTAATATTCGTATTTCAGGAGAAGATGTAGAAAGAGGAACTTTCTCGCATCGTCATGCAATTATGCGTGATGAACAAACTTTAGAACGTGTTAATTTATTAAACACTAACACCAAGAATAAAGGAGAAATGACAATTTATAATTCTCATTTATCGGAATATGGTGTTTTAGGTTTTGACTACGGATATGCTATGGCAGCGCCAAATACCTTAACGATTTGGGAAGCTCAGTTTGGTGATTTTGCCAACGGAGCACAAATTGTATTTGATCAATATGTTTGTTCAGCTGAAGCTAAATGGAAACTACAAAACGGTTTGGTAATGTTATTACCTCACGGATATGAAGGGCAAGGACCTGAGCATTCATCAGGTAGAATGGAGCGTTTTTTACAGTCATCAGCAACCGATAACTGGACCATAGCAAATTGTTCGACACCTGCAAATATGTATCATATTTTACGTCGTCAAATGAAGCGTGAATTTAGAAAACCTTTAGTAGTTTTTACTCCTAAAAGTTTATTGCGTTTACCAAAAGCTGTAAATACTATTGAAGATTTAGCTAACGGAACTTTCCAAGAAGTTATTGATGATACTATTGATACTTCAAAAGTGAAAAAAATGGTGTTCTGTACAGGTAAATTTTATTATGATTTATTAGCAGAACGTGAGCAGTTAGTAAGAGAAGATATTGCTTTAGTAAGAATAGAGCAGTTATTCCCATTACATAACGAGCAGATAAAAATAATTATGGATAAATATCCGAATGTTGAGCGTTATGTTTGGGCACAAGAAGAACCTAAAAACATGGGGGCTTGGAGCTATATGTTAGAACGTTTTGAATTAGCGAGGTTAGAATGTGCATCGAGAGATTATCGTTCGGCACCAGCAGCTGGTTCAAGTGCACGTTACAAACGTCGTCATCAAGAGGTGTTAGACAAAGTTTTCGATTAA
- a CDS encoding aldehyde dehydrogenase produces the protein MDISELVQAQKNFFSTQQTKDISFRKNALKKLQKELIKKENDIIKALYDDFKKSTYEAVMTETALVLAELKMTIKNLNDWSKPKRVLPTLLNFPSSAKIYKEPYGTTLIIAPWNYPHQLAFAPLIGAVAAGNTIVLKPSELTPNVSKITQEIISAVFDKNHVTVIQGGVAVSQKLLAERWDYIFFTGSVPVGKIVAKAAAEHLTPITLELGGKSPCIIDQTANIPLAAKRLVWGKFINAGQTCIAPDYLLIHQSVKEDFIKHFKQEIINTYTENPQNSTDFPRIVNTRNFDRLALLLKDENCLIGGQINRQEKYIAPTLIDQPSLDSEVMKEEIFGPIFPLISYEKETDLDAIIFKYEKPLALYIFTTRNYFAKKIIARYSFGGGTINDTMVHFANHRLPFGGVGESGIGNYHGKQTFNTFSHQKGIVKRANWLDIPVRYAPYKGKLKQLKILLKIGS, from the coding sequence ATGGATATTTCTGAATTAGTACAAGCACAAAAAAACTTCTTTTCAACCCAGCAAACCAAAGATATTTCCTTTAGAAAAAATGCCTTAAAAAAGCTTCAAAAGGAACTTATCAAAAAAGAAAATGATATTATTAAAGCCTTATATGATGATTTTAAAAAATCAACATACGAAGCTGTAATGACAGAAACTGCCTTGGTATTGGCTGAATTAAAAATGACCATTAAAAACCTTAATGACTGGAGTAAACCAAAACGTGTTTTACCAACACTTTTAAACTTCCCTTCATCAGCTAAAATATACAAAGAACCCTACGGAACAACCTTAATTATTGCCCCTTGGAATTACCCACACCAATTGGCTTTTGCACCACTTATAGGAGCCGTTGCGGCAGGAAATACCATTGTTTTAAAACCTTCAGAATTAACACCAAACGTAAGTAAAATTACCCAAGAAATTATAAGCGCTGTTTTTGATAAAAATCATGTTACCGTTATTCAAGGTGGCGTGGCTGTTTCTCAAAAATTATTAGCCGAGCGCTGGGATTATATTTTTTTTACAGGAAGTGTTCCTGTGGGTAAAATTGTAGCAAAAGCAGCGGCAGAACACCTTACGCCAATCACTTTAGAACTCGGTGGAAAAAGCCCTTGTATTATTGATCAAACTGCCAATATTCCACTAGCTGCAAAGCGCTTAGTTTGGGGGAAATTTATCAACGCTGGGCAAACCTGTATTGCACCTGATTATTTATTAATTCATCAATCAGTTAAAGAAGATTTTATAAAACATTTTAAGCAAGAAATAATAAATACTTATACCGAAAACCCTCAAAATTCGACAGATTTTCCACGGATTGTAAACACCCGTAATTTTGATCGGTTAGCCTTGCTTTTAAAAGATGAAAATTGCCTAATTGGCGGACAAATCAACAGGCAAGAAAAATATATTGCACCAACACTAATTGACCAGCCAAGCTTAGATAGTGAAGTTATGAAAGAGGAGATATTTGGTCCTATATTTCCGTTAATTTCGTACGAAAAAGAAACTGATTTAGACGCTATTATTTTTAAATATGAAAAACCTTTAGCCTTATATATTTTTACAACACGCAATTATTTTGCTAAAAAAATAATTGCAAGATATTCTTTTGGTGGCGGTACAATTAACGACACTATGGTTCATTTTGCCAATCATCGTTTACCCTTTGGTGGCGTTGGCGAAAGTGGTATTGGAAATTATCACGGAAAACAAACTTTCAACACTTTTTCTCATCAAAAAGGAATCGTTAAAAGAGCCAATTGGCTAGATATTCCCGTGCGATATGCTCCTTATAAAGGCAAATTAAAACAATTAAAAATACTACTAAAAATAGGTTCTTAA
- a CDS encoding aminotransferase class I/II-fold pyridoxal phosphate-dependent enzyme, with protein MSFPKKLTQKLLHRIENNSLRTLGQKNTLIDFSSNDYLGFAKSEAIFNKTHQFLIDNSILQNGATGSRLLSGNHHLYNSIEKELSKFHHSEEALIFNSGYDANIGFFSAVPQRGDIILYDEFIHASIRDGIQLSNAQSFKFKHNNLEDLEKKISKHQSKNDTEIYVVTEAVFSMDGDMPDLKKLSEIIIQNNAYLIIDEAHAVGVFNKGLIQELNIETAIFARIITFGKALGCHGAVVLGSKELKQYLINFSRSFIYTTGLSPHSLATIKFAYSELIESDAKEKLQKNILFFKQEINRLQLNFIASNSAIHCCIISGNENVKAISKKLQEKRFDVKAILSPTINKGEERLRFCLHSYNSFEEITAVLEHLTTFV; from the coding sequence ATGTCATTTCCAAAAAAACTAACACAAAAATTACTTCATCGGATAGAAAACAATTCTCTAAGAACACTTGGACAAAAAAATACTTTAATTGATTTTTCTTCCAATGATTATTTAGGCTTTGCAAAATCAGAAGCAATTTTTAATAAAACACATCAGTTTTTAATTGATAATAGCATCTTACAAAATGGCGCAACGGGTTCTCGCCTACTTTCAGGAAATCATCATTTATATAATAGTATAGAAAAAGAGCTTTCTAAATTTCATCATTCCGAAGAAGCTTTAATTTTTAATTCGGGTTACGATGCTAATATTGGTTTTTTTTCGGCAGTACCTCAACGAGGCGATATTATTTTATATGATGAATTTATCCACGCTTCTATTCGCGATGGAATTCAGTTATCAAACGCACAATCTTTTAAATTCAAACATAATAATTTAGAAGATTTAGAAAAGAAAATCAGCAAACATCAATCAAAAAATGATACTGAAATTTATGTAGTAACAGAAGCTGTTTTTTCTATGGATGGCGATATGCCTGATTTAAAAAAATTATCAGAAATTATAATACAAAACAACGCTTATTTAATTATTGATGAAGCGCATGCTGTTGGAGTTTTCAATAAAGGATTAATACAAGAGTTAAATATCGAAACTGCTATTTTTGCTAGAATTATCACTTTTGGAAAAGCATTAGGATGCCACGGAGCTGTTGTTTTAGGAAGTAAGGAATTGAAACAATATTTAATAAATTTTTCGAGAAGTTTTATTTATACCACAGGATTATCGCCTCATAGTTTGGCAACCATAAAATTTGCATATTCCGAATTAATAGAAAGTGATGCTAAAGAAAAACTTCAGAAAAATATTTTATTTTTCAAACAAGAAATAAACAGATTACAACTTAATTTTATAGCAAGTAATTCAGCAATTCATTGTTGTATTATTTCGGGAAATGAAAATGTAAAAGCAATTTCAAAAAAATTGCAAGAAAAAAGATTTGATGTAAAAGCAATTTTATCGCCCACAATAAATAAAGGAGAAGAAAGGTTGCGTTTTTGTTTACATTCCTATAATTCTTTTGAAGAAATCACTGCTGTTTTAGAACATCTTACTACTTTTGTTTAA
- the bioD gene encoding dethiobiotin synthase, producing MKKYFITGISTEVGKTVASAIFTEALEADYWKPIQAGELEDSDSHKIKKFISNKKTIIHNNSYALKTPMSPHAAAEIDNITIDLAKIIEPKTDNKNLVIEGAGGVFVPLNNTDTILDIIKPTYNVIVVSRHYLGSINHTLLTVNLLKEKGFDVSIIFSGDEHKTTEQIIKKMTNVPVIGRIDEEPYFDKTVIKEYAELFRDKLHQPEFI from the coding sequence ATGAAAAAATATTTTATTACAGGAATTTCTACAGAAGTAGGAAAAACAGTTGCATCGGCAATATTTACCGAAGCCTTAGAAGCTGATTATTGGAAACCTATACAAGCTGGTGAATTAGAGGATTCCGATTCTCATAAAATAAAGAAATTTATTTCTAATAAAAAAACAATAATACACAATAACTCATACGCTTTAAAAACACCAATGAGTCCGCACGCTGCTGCCGAAATAGATAATATTACTATTGATTTAGCTAAAATTATCGAACCAAAAACCGATAATAAAAATTTAGTTATTGAAGGAGCTGGTGGAGTATTTGTTCCTTTAAATAATACCGATACTATTTTAGATATTATAAAACCTACTTATAACGTAATTGTGGTTTCTCGTCATTATTTAGGAAGTATTAATCATACCTTATTAACCGTAAATTTATTGAAAGAAAAAGGTTTTGACGTTTCTATTATTTTTTCTGGTGATGAACATAAAACTACCGAACAAATCATCAAAAAAATGACAAACGTTCCTGTTATTGGTAGAATTGATGAAGAACCGTATTTTGATAAGACTGTGATTAAAGAATATGCCGAACTTTTTAGAGATAAACTTCATCAACCTGAATTTATTTAA